A region from the uncultured Stenotrophomonas sp. genome encodes:
- the rpoA gene encoding RNA polymerase, alpha subunit (Evidence 2a : Function of homologous gene experimentally demonstrated in an other organism; Product type e : enzyme) yields MTVTANQVLRPRGPQIERLTDTRAKVVIEPLERGYGHTLGNALRRVLLSSIPGFAITEVEIDGVLHEYTTLEGLQEDVLEVLLNLKDVAIRMHSGESATVSLSKQGPGVVTAADIKVDHNVEVVNGEQVICHLTKDTSVNMRLKVERGFGYQPAASRRRPDEESRAIGRLVLDASFSPVRRVAYAVEAARVEQRTDLDKLVIDIETNGTIDAEEAVRTAADILSDQLSVFGDFTHRDRGAAKPANTGVDPVLLRPIDDLELTVRSANCLKAESIYYIGDLIQKTEVELLKTPNLGKKSLTEIKEVLAQRGLSLGMKLENWPPAGVAAHGMLG; encoded by the coding sequence ATGACGGTTACCGCAAACCAGGTTCTGCGTCCTCGCGGCCCGCAGATCGAACGCCTTACCGACACCCGCGCCAAGGTCGTGATCGAGCCCTTGGAGCGGGGTTACGGGCATACGCTGGGCAACGCCCTGCGTCGCGTGCTGCTGTCGTCCATCCCGGGCTTCGCCATCACCGAAGTCGAGATCGATGGCGTGCTGCACGAGTACACCACGCTGGAAGGCCTGCAGGAGGACGTGCTGGAAGTCCTGCTCAACCTGAAGGACGTGGCCATTCGCATGCATTCCGGCGAGAGCGCCACCGTGTCCCTGTCCAAGCAGGGCCCGGGCGTCGTTACCGCGGCCGACATCAAGGTCGACCACAACGTCGAGGTGGTCAACGGCGAGCAGGTGATCTGCCACCTGACCAAGGACACCTCGGTCAACATGCGCCTGAAGGTCGAGCGCGGCTTCGGCTACCAGCCGGCGGCCTCGCGCCGTCGTCCGGACGAAGAGTCGCGCGCCATCGGCCGCCTGGTGCTGGATGCTTCGTTCTCGCCGGTGCGCCGTGTTGCCTACGCGGTGGAAGCCGCGCGCGTCGAGCAGCGCACCGACCTGGACAAGCTGGTCATCGACATCGAGACCAACGGTACCATCGACGCCGAGGAAGCCGTGCGCACCGCCGCCGACATCCTCAGTGACCAGCTGTCGGTGTTCGGCGACTTCACCCACCGTGACCGCGGTGCGGCCAAGCCGGCCAACACCGGCGTCGACCCGGTGCTGCTGCGCCCGATCGACGACCTGGAACTGACCGTGCGTTCGGCCAACTGCCTGAAGGCCGAGAGCATCTACTACATCGGCGATCTGATCCAGAAGACCGAAGTGGAGCTGCTCAAGACCCCGAACCTGGGCAAGAAGTCGCTCACCGAGATCAAGGAAGTGCTGGCCCAGCGTGGCCTGTCGCTTGGCATGAAGCTGGAAAACTGGCCGCCGGCCGGTGTTGCAGCCCACGGCATGCTCGGCTGA
- the rpmD gene encoding 50S ribosomal protein L30, whose product MANESNKTVKVRLVRGLRGTQSRHRLSVRALGLNKLNDVRELKDSPQVRGLINQVQYLVQVEE is encoded by the coding sequence ATGGCTAATGAGTCCAACAAGACCGTCAAGGTGCGCCTGGTGCGCGGCCTGCGTGGAACCCAGTCGCGTCACCGTCTGTCGGTGCGTGCGCTGGGCCTGAACAAGCTCAACGATGTGCGTGAACTGAAGGACAGCCCGCAGGTGCGCGGCCTGATCAACCAGGTTCAGTACCTCGTCCAGGTTGAGGAGTAA
- the rpsH gene encoding 30S ribosomal protein S8 (Evidence 2a : Function of homologous gene experimentally demonstrated in an other organism; Product type s : structure), with amino-acid sequence MSMTDPIADLLVRIKNAAAVGKPTVKAPSSKIKVAIAQVLKDEGYIADLRVNKLENNKAELEIVLKYFEGKPVIATLKRFSRSGLRQYRGKSELPKVLNGLGIAIISTSKGIMTDAQARQQGVGGEVLCFVA; translated from the coding sequence ATGAGCATGACTGATCCCATCGCCGACCTGCTGGTCCGCATCAAGAATGCGGCCGCGGTTGGCAAGCCGACGGTGAAGGCGCCGTCCTCCAAGATCAAGGTTGCGATCGCCCAGGTCCTGAAGGACGAGGGCTACATCGCCGACCTGCGCGTGAACAAGCTGGAAAACAACAAGGCCGAGCTGGAAATCGTCCTGAAGTATTTCGAGGGCAAGCCGGTCATCGCGACCCTGAAGCGCTTCTCGCGTTCGGGCCTGCGCCAGTACCGCGGCAAGAGTGAGCTGCCGAAGGTCCTCAACGGCCTGGGCATCGCCATCATTTCCACCTCCAAAGGCATCATGACCGATGCGCAGGCGCGCCAGCAGGGCGTCGGCGGTGAAGTCCTGTGCTTCGTGGCCTAA
- the rpsM gene encoding 30S ribosomal protein S13 (Evidence 2a : Function of homologous gene experimentally demonstrated in an other organism; Product type s : structure) has protein sequence MARIAGVNLPAQKHVWVGLQSIYGIGRTRSKKVCEDAGVASTTKIRDLSEPEIDRLRAEIGKYIVEGDLRREVGIAIKRLMDLGCYRGLRHRRGLPLRGQRTKTNARTRKGPRKALKK, from the coding sequence ATGGCGCGTATTGCAGGCGTCAACCTGCCAGCCCAGAAGCATGTCTGGGTCGGGTTGCAAAGCATTTACGGCATCGGCCGTACCCGTTCGAAGAAGGTCTGCGAAGACGCAGGCGTGGCTTCGACCACCAAGATCCGCGATCTGTCGGAGCCGGAAATCGACCGTCTGCGTGCCGAGATCGGCAAGTACATCGTCGAAGGCGACCTGCGTCGCGAAGTCGGCATCGCCATCAAGCGCCTGATGGACCTGGGTTGCTACCGCGGCCTGCGCCACCGTCGCGGCCTGCCGCTGCGTGGCCAGCGCACCAAGACCAATGCACGTACCCGCAAGGGCCCGCGCAAGGCTCTGAAGAAGTAA
- the rplR gene encoding 50S ribosomal protein L18 (Evidence 2a : Function of homologous gene experimentally demonstrated in an other organism; Product type s : structure), translated as MNKNIARLRRAKSTRSHIRTLGVPRLSVLRTGQHLYAQVFTADGSKVLASANTAQADVKEGLKNGKNCDAATKVGKIIAERAKAAGIEKVAFDRSGYRYHGRIKALADAAREGGLQF; from the coding sequence ATGAACAAGAACATCGCTCGCCTGCGCCGCGCCAAGTCGACCCGTTCGCACATCCGTACCTTGGGCGTGCCGCGCCTGTCGGTGCTGCGTACCGGCCAGCACCTGTACGCGCAGGTCTTCACCGCCGACGGTTCCAAGGTGCTGGCTTCGGCCAACACCGCCCAGGCCGACGTCAAGGAAGGCCTGAAGAACGGCAAGAACTGCGACGCCGCGACCAAGGTCGGCAAGATCATTGCCGAGCGCGCCAAGGCTGCCGGTATCGAGAAGGTCGCCTTCGACCGCTCGGGCTACCGCTACCACGGCCGCATCAAGGCGCTGGCCGACGCTGCCCGCGAAGGCGGCCTGCAGTTCTAA
- the rpsN gene encoding 30S ribosomal subunit protein S14 (Evidence 2a : Function of homologous gene experimentally demonstrated in an other organism; PubMedId : 10094780, 12244297, 12809609, 6222285; Product type s : structure), whose protein sequence is MAKTSMVNRDIKRAKLAKKYADKRAALKKIVSSQDASYEEKIEAATKLSKLPRDSSPSRQRNRCELSGRPRGVYRKFGLGRNKLREATMRGDVPGLRKASW, encoded by the coding sequence ATGGCAAAGACCTCCATGGTCAACCGCGACATCAAGCGGGCGAAGCTGGCCAAGAAGTACGCCGACAAGCGTGCGGCTCTGAAGAAGATCGTGTCTTCGCAGGACGCGAGCTACGAGGAGAAGATCGAGGCCGCGACCAAGCTGTCCAAGCTGCCGCGCGACTCCTCGCCGAGCCGCCAGCGCAATCGCTGCGAACTGTCGGGCCGCCCGCGTGGCGTGTACCGCAAGTTCGGCCTGGGCCGCAACAAGCTGCGCGAAGCCACCATGCGCGGCGACGTGCCGGGCCTGCGCAAGGCCAGCTGGTAA
- the rplQ gene encoding 50S ribosomal protein L17 (Evidence 2a : Function of homologous gene experimentally demonstrated in an other organism; Product type s : structure): MRHQKSGRKFNRTSAHREAMFKNMAASLFKHELIKTTLPKAKELRRVAEPLITLAKVDSVANRRLAFARLRDKEAVGNLFTILGPRYATRPGGYLRLLKCGFRAGDNAPMAYVELVDRPAAVAEEVAE, translated from the coding sequence ATGCGCCACCAGAAGTCGGGCCGCAAGTTCAACCGCACCAGCGCCCACCGCGAAGCGATGTTCAAGAACATGGCCGCCTCGCTGTTCAAGCACGAACTGATCAAGACCACCCTGCCCAAGGCCAAGGAACTGCGCCGCGTCGCCGAGCCGCTTATCACCCTGGCCAAGGTCGACTCGGTTGCCAACCGTCGCCTGGCCTTCGCCCGCCTGCGCGACAAGGAAGCCGTCGGCAACCTGTTCACCATTCTCGGCCCGCGCTATGCCACCCGTCCGGGCGGTTACCTGCGCCTGCTGAAGTGCGGCTTCCGCGCCGGTGACAACGCGCCGATGGCCTACGTCGAGCTGGTCGATCGCCCGGCTGCCGTGGCCGAGGAAGTGGCCGAGTAA
- the secY gene encoding preprotein translocase membrane subunit (Evidence 2a : Function of homologous gene experimentally demonstrated in an other organism; PubMedId : 10348856, 1633829, 2007553, 2202723, 2254269, 2646297, 2828030, 6222285, 7889938, 8253067, 9564033; Product type t : transporter), translated as MAQAGIGNLAGGMGKFTELRQRLLFVVGALLVYRIGCYVPVPGVNPDAMLSLMKAQGGGIVDMFNMFSGGALHRFSIFALNVMPYISASIVMQLAVHVFPALKAMQKEGESGRRKVTQYSRIGAVLLAVVQGGSIALALQNQVSPGGAPVVYAPGIGFVLTAVVALTAGTMFLMWLGEQVTERGIGNGVSLIIFAGIVAGLPAAVIQTLEAYSNGNMSFISLLLILIVVLGFTWFVVFVESGQRRITVNYARRQGGRNAYMNQASFLPLKLNMSGVIPAIFASSILAFPATLAQWSGQATSATWLQKVSNALGPGEPLHMIVFAALIIGFSFFYTALVFNSQETADNLKKSGALIPGIRPGKATADYVDAVLTRLTAAGALYVVIVCLLPEIMRTELNASFYFGGTSLLIVVVVVMDFIAQVQSHLMSHQYESLLKKANLKGGNRGGFARG; from the coding sequence ATGGCGCAAGCTGGCATCGGAAACCTCGCGGGCGGAATGGGCAAGTTCACTGAACTTCGCCAGCGTCTTCTGTTCGTCGTCGGGGCATTGCTCGTCTATCGGATCGGCTGCTACGTGCCGGTGCCGGGCGTCAATCCCGATGCCATGCTTTCGCTGATGAAGGCGCAGGGCGGCGGTATCGTGGACATGTTCAACATGTTCTCGGGCGGCGCCCTGCACCGTTTCAGCATCTTCGCGTTGAACGTGATGCCATATATCTCGGCATCGATTGTGATGCAGCTGGCCGTGCACGTGTTCCCGGCATTGAAGGCGATGCAGAAGGAAGGCGAGTCCGGCCGCCGCAAGGTCACCCAGTATTCGCGCATCGGCGCGGTATTGCTGGCCGTGGTGCAGGGCGGCAGTATCGCGCTGGCGCTGCAGAACCAGGTGTCGCCGGGTGGCGCCCCGGTTGTCTACGCGCCGGGCATCGGCTTCGTGCTGACCGCCGTGGTCGCACTGACCGCCGGCACCATGTTCCTGATGTGGCTGGGCGAGCAGGTCACCGAGCGTGGCATCGGCAATGGCGTGTCGCTGATCATCTTCGCCGGCATCGTCGCCGGCCTGCCGGCGGCGGTCATCCAGACGCTGGAGGCTTACAGCAACGGCAACATGAGCTTCATCTCGCTGCTGCTGATCCTGATCGTGGTGCTGGGCTTCACCTGGTTCGTGGTGTTCGTCGAGAGCGGGCAACGCCGCATCACGGTGAACTACGCGCGCCGCCAGGGCGGCCGCAACGCCTACATGAACCAGGCTTCGTTCCTGCCGTTGAAGCTCAACATGTCGGGCGTGATTCCGGCGATCTTCGCATCCAGCATCCTCGCCTTCCCGGCGACGCTGGCGCAGTGGTCGGGTCAGGCCACCTCGGCGACCTGGTTGCAGAAGGTGTCCAATGCGTTGGGCCCGGGTGAGCCGCTGCACATGATCGTGTTCGCCGCGCTGATCATCGGTTTCTCGTTCTTCTATACCGCGCTGGTGTTCAACTCGCAGGAAACCGCCGACAACCTGAAGAAGTCGGGTGCGTTGATCCCCGGTATCCGCCCGGGCAAGGCGACGGCCGACTACGTCGACGCCGTGCTGACCCGCCTGACCGCGGCCGGCGCGCTGTATGTGGTGATCGTCTGCCTGCTGCCCGAGATCATGCGCACCGAGCTCAATGCCTCGTTCTACTTCGGCGGCACCTCGCTGCTGATCGTGGTGGTGGTGGTGATGGACTTCATCGCACAGGTCCAGTCGCACCTGATGTCGCACCAGTACGAGAGCCTGCTGAAGAAGGCGAACCTGAAGGGCGGCAACCGCGGCGGTTTTGCGCGGGGCTGA
- the rpsD gene encoding 30S ribosomal protein S4 (Evidence 2a : Function of homologous gene experimentally demonstrated in an other organism; Product type s : structure) produces MARYIGPTCKLARREGADLSLKSPARALDSKCKLEQKPGQHGATARKGKLSDYATQLREKQKVKRIYGLLERQFRNYYKKASTKKGNTGENLLQLLETRLDNVVYRMGFAVTRPAARQLVSHRGVTVNGKSVNLASYQVKAGDAIALSEKAQKQLRVQEALTVAEQHDLSPSWVEVDSKKFSGIFKAVPDRADLPADINEALIVELYSK; encoded by the coding sequence ATGGCTCGTTATATCGGTCCTACCTGCAAGCTCGCCCGTCGCGAAGGCGCCGACCTGTCGCTGAAGTCGCCGGCCCGTGCGCTGGACTCCAAGTGCAAGCTGGAGCAGAAGCCCGGCCAGCACGGCGCCACCGCCCGCAAGGGCAAGCTGTCCGACTATGCCACCCAGCTGCGCGAGAAGCAGAAGGTCAAGCGCATCTACGGTCTGCTGGAGCGCCAGTTCCGCAACTACTACAAGAAGGCCTCGACCAAGAAGGGCAACACCGGCGAGAACCTGTTGCAGTTGCTGGAAACCCGCCTGGACAACGTCGTCTACCGCATGGGTTTCGCCGTGACCCGCCCGGCCGCGCGCCAGTTGGTCTCGCACCGTGGCGTCACGGTCAATGGCAAGTCGGTCAACCTGGCTTCGTACCAGGTCAAGGCCGGCGATGCGATCGCCCTGTCCGAGAAGGCCCAGAAGCAGCTGCGCGTGCAGGAAGCCCTGACCGTGGCCGAGCAGCACGATCTCAGCCCGTCGTGGGTCGAAGTCGATTCGAAGAAGTTCAGCGGCATCTTCAAGGCCGTGCCGGATCGCGCCGACCTGCCGGCGGACATCAATGAAGCGCTGATCGTCGAGCTGTACTCGAAGTAA
- the DHS gene encoding Phospho-2-dehydro-3-deoxyheptonate aldolase 1, chloroplastic, giving the protein MSAFPSPSPAASTWTPESWRGKPALQMPTYPDLQALEDVLGQLRRLPPLVTSWEILALKRQLAEAQEGERFLLQGGDCAENFVDCESGTISNRLKVLLQMSLVLVHGLRKPVIRVGRFAGQYAKPRSADTETRDGQTLPSYRGDVINAPEFTAAARTPDPQRMIVAHSRSALTMNFVRALIDGGFADLHHPEYWNLSWMGCSPLAAEYQKMVGSIGDAVRFMETLSGAQVHNLNRVDFYTSHEALLLPYEQALTRQVPRQPGWFNLSTHYPWIGMRTAALDGAHVEYFRGIRNPIAIKVGPSVQPDQLLRLIDALNPDDEPGRLSFIHRMGATQIADKLPPLLDAVKRDGRRVLWVCDAMHGNTESTSNGYKTRRFDNIRREVELAFDLHAAAGTRLGGVHLELTGEDVTECTGGARELTERDLERAYRSSVDPRLNYEQSLEIAMAIVRKQGA; this is encoded by the coding sequence ATGAGTGCTTTCCCGTCCCCGTCTCCCGCCGCCAGCACCTGGACGCCGGAGAGTTGGCGTGGCAAGCCTGCGTTGCAGATGCCGACCTACCCGGACCTGCAGGCACTGGAGGACGTGCTGGGGCAGTTGCGGCGGTTGCCGCCATTGGTGACTTCGTGGGAGATCCTCGCGCTCAAGCGGCAGCTGGCCGAGGCGCAGGAGGGCGAGCGTTTCCTGTTGCAGGGCGGCGATTGCGCGGAGAACTTCGTTGATTGCGAGTCCGGCACGATCTCCAACCGGCTCAAGGTGCTGTTGCAGATGAGCCTGGTGCTGGTGCATGGGCTGCGCAAGCCGGTGATCCGCGTTGGCCGCTTCGCCGGCCAGTACGCCAAGCCGCGTTCGGCCGATACCGAAACCCGCGACGGGCAGACGCTGCCCAGCTACCGTGGTGACGTCATCAACGCGCCGGAATTCACCGCCGCCGCGCGCACGCCCGACCCGCAGCGGATGATCGTGGCGCATTCGCGTTCGGCGCTGACGATGAATTTCGTGCGCGCGCTGATCGATGGCGGCTTCGCCGACCTGCACCACCCCGAATACTGGAACCTGAGCTGGATGGGTTGCTCGCCGCTGGCTGCCGAGTACCAGAAGATGGTCGGCTCCATCGGCGATGCGGTGCGCTTCATGGAAACCCTGTCCGGCGCGCAGGTGCACAACCTCAACCGGGTGGATTTCTACACTTCGCACGAGGCTTTGCTGCTGCCCTACGAGCAGGCGCTGACCCGGCAGGTGCCGCGCCAGCCGGGCTGGTTCAACCTGAGCACGCATTACCCGTGGATCGGCATGCGTACGGCCGCACTGGATGGTGCGCACGTCGAATACTTCCGCGGCATCCGCAACCCGATCGCGATCAAGGTGGGGCCGTCGGTGCAGCCGGACCAACTGCTGCGCCTGATCGACGCGCTGAACCCGGACGACGAACCGGGCCGGTTGAGCTTCATCCACCGCATGGGCGCGACGCAGATTGCCGACAAGCTGCCGCCGCTGCTGGATGCGGTGAAGCGCGATGGCCGCCGCGTGCTGTGGGTGTGCGATGCGATGCACGGCAATACCGAAAGCACCAGCAACGGCTACAAGACCCGGCGTTTCGACAACATCCGCCGCGAGGTGGAGCTGGCCTTCGACCTGCATGCCGCCGCCGGCACCCGGCTGGGTGGCGTGCACCTGGAGTTGACCGGCGAGGACGTCACCGAATGCACCGGCGGTGCGCGCGAGTTGACCGAGCGCGATCTGGAGCGTGCCTATCGCTCCAGCGTCGACCCGCGCTTGAACTACGAGCAGTCGCTGGAAATCGCGATGGCGATCGTGCGCAAGCAGGGCGCGTAG
- the rplO gene encoding 50S ribosomal subunit protein L15 (Evidence 2a : Function of homologous gene experimentally demonstrated in an other organism; Product type s : structure) gives MTLRLNELSPAPGARTERTRVGRGIGSGLGKTAGRGHKGSFARKGGGKIKAGFEGGQTPMQRRLPKIGFHSKMAKDTAEVLSYHLDRLEAGEIDFAALRAAKLVPSAAKKAKIVLKGELTKAFTLKGVAATAGAKAAIEAAGGSVQE, from the coding sequence ATGACTCTGCGTCTCAATGAACTGAGCCCGGCACCGGGCGCCCGCACCGAGCGTACCCGCGTCGGTCGCGGCATCGGCTCGGGCCTGGGCAAGACCGCCGGCCGCGGCCACAAGGGTTCGTTCGCCCGCAAGGGTGGCGGCAAGATCAAGGCCGGCTTCGAAGGCGGCCAGACCCCGATGCAGCGCCGCCTGCCGAAGATCGGCTTCCATTCCAAAATGGCCAAGGACACCGCCGAAGTGCTGTCCTACCATCTGGATCGTCTGGAAGCCGGCGAGATCGACTTCGCTGCGCTGCGCGCCGCGAAGCTGGTTCCGTCCGCCGCCAAGAAGGCCAAGATCGTCCTCAAGGGCGAGCTGACCAAGGCGTTCACCCTGAAGGGTGTGGCGGCCACCGCCGGCGCCAAGGCCGCGATCGAAGCTGCCGGCGGCAGCGTGCAGGAGTAA
- the rpsE gene encoding 30S ribosomal protein S5 (Evidence 2a : Function of homologous gene experimentally demonstrated in an other organism; Product type s : structure), which produces MAEERQSRGRDRDRNREEKVDDGMIEKLVAVNRVSKAVKGGRTMSFAALTVVGDGDGRIGMGKGKAREVPVAIQKSMEQARKNLVNVDLHNGTLWHTVKDGHGAARVFMQPASEGTGVIAGGAMRAVLEAVGVKDVLAKATGSRNPINLVRATVKGLAGMQSPARIAAKRGKKVEELNHG; this is translated from the coding sequence ATGGCAGAAGAACGTCAGTCGCGGGGTCGCGATCGCGACCGCAACCGCGAAGAGAAAGTCGACGATGGCATGATCGAGAAGCTGGTCGCCGTCAACCGCGTCAGCAAGGCGGTCAAGGGTGGTCGCACCATGAGCTTCGCCGCGCTGACCGTGGTGGGCGACGGCGACGGCCGTATCGGCATGGGCAAGGGCAAGGCGCGCGAAGTGCCGGTCGCCATCCAGAAGTCGATGGAGCAGGCGCGCAAGAACCTGGTCAACGTCGACCTGCACAACGGTACCTTGTGGCACACCGTCAAGGACGGCCACGGCGCGGCCCGCGTGTTCATGCAGCCGGCCTCGGAAGGTACCGGTGTGATCGCCGGCGGCGCCATGCGTGCCGTTCTGGAAGCGGTGGGCGTGAAGGACGTGCTGGCCAAGGCCACCGGTTCGCGCAATCCGATCAATCTGGTGCGTGCCACCGTCAAGGGCCTGGCTGGCATGCAGTCGCCGGCTCGCATCGCGGCCAAGCGCGGCAAGAAGGTGGAGGAACTCAACCATGGCTAA
- the rplF gene encoding 50S ribosomal subunit protein L6 (Evidence 2a : Function of homologous gene experimentally demonstrated in an other organism; PubMedId : 10094780, 10756104, 12809609, 324885, 6222285, 9298646; Product type s : structure) has protein sequence MSRVAKKPINLPKGVELNIQPESVSVKGPKGTLSLNKAAGVEITLDNGVATLNPKDISFDALTGTVRAILANMVKGVSEGFEKKLELVGVGYRAAMQGKDLNLSLGFSHPVVFVAPEGITLSTPTQTEIVVQGADKQVVGEVAAKIRGYRPPEPYKGKGVKYAGENIIRKEAKKA, from the coding sequence ATGTCCCGCGTAGCCAAGAAGCCGATCAACCTGCCCAAGGGCGTTGAACTGAACATCCAGCCGGAATCCGTCAGCGTGAAGGGCCCCAAGGGCACCCTGTCGCTGAACAAGGCCGCCGGCGTTGAAATCACCCTCGACAACGGCGTTGCCACGCTGAACCCGAAGGACATCTCCTTCGATGCGTTGACCGGCACCGTCCGCGCGATCCTGGCCAACATGGTCAAGGGCGTGTCCGAAGGCTTCGAGAAGAAGCTGGAGTTGGTGGGCGTGGGTTACCGCGCCGCCATGCAGGGCAAGGACCTGAACCTGTCGCTGGGTTTCTCGCACCCCGTCGTGTTCGTGGCGCCGGAAGGCATCACCCTGTCGACCCCGACGCAGACGGAAATCGTCGTGCAGGGCGCCGACAAGCAGGTGGTCGGCGAAGTTGCCGCCAAGATCCGCGGTTACCGTCCGCCGGAGCCCTACAAGGGCAAGGGTGTGAAGTACGCCGGTGAGAACATCATTCGCAAGGAAGCCAAGAAGGCCTAA
- the dsbB gene encoding Disulfide bond formation protein B → MNPLRWSFRAQCLLGFLVCAGLLAFAIWMQLKMGLEPCPLCIFQRIAFAALGVLFLLGALHGPATRGGRAAYGLLAFIAAAVGMGIAGRHVYVQLLPKELGSSCGPPLSFLSETMGPFEVFRTVLIGTADCGTIDWTFLGLSMPMWSLVWFVLLGVLALCAGLRKRKSRLF, encoded by the coding sequence ATGAATCCCTTGCGCTGGAGTTTCCGCGCGCAGTGCCTGCTGGGTTTCCTGGTGTGTGCGGGCTTGCTGGCGTTTGCGATCTGGATGCAGCTGAAGATGGGGCTGGAGCCATGCCCGCTGTGCATCTTCCAGCGCATCGCCTTTGCCGCACTGGGCGTGCTGTTCCTGCTCGGTGCACTGCACGGGCCGGCCACGCGCGGCGGGCGTGCCGCCTATGGGCTGCTGGCGTTCATCGCCGCCGCGGTGGGCATGGGCATCGCCGGGCGCCACGTCTACGTGCAGTTGCTGCCGAAGGAACTGGGCAGCAGTTGCGGGCCGCCGCTGAGCTTCCTGAGCGAGACGATGGGGCCGTTCGAGGTGTTCCGCACCGTGCTGATCGGCACTGCCGACTGCGGCACCATCGACTGGACGTTCCTCGGCCTGAGCATGCCGATGTGGAGCTTGGTCTGGTTCGTGCTGCTCGGTGTTCTGGCGCTGTGCGCCGGCCTGCGCAAACGTAAATCGCGCCTGTTCTGA
- the rpsK gene encoding 30S ribosomal protein S11 (Evidence 2a : Function of homologous gene experimentally demonstrated in an other organism; Product type s : structure) → MAKPAATKTKKKIKRVITDGVAHVHASFNNTIVTITDRQGNALSWATSGGAGFKGSRKSTPFAAQVAAEKAGKAALDYGVKSLEVRIKGPGPGRESAVRSLNNVGYKITNIIDVTPIPHNGCRPPKKRRV, encoded by the coding sequence ATGGCCAAGCCCGCTGCTACCAAGACCAAGAAGAAGATCAAGCGCGTCATCACCGACGGCGTCGCCCACGTCCACGCTTCTTTCAACAACACCATCGTGACCATCACCGACCGCCAGGGCAATGCCCTGTCGTGGGCGACTTCGGGTGGCGCGGGCTTCAAAGGCTCGCGCAAGTCGACGCCGTTCGCCGCGCAGGTTGCCGCCGAGAAGGCCGGCAAGGCCGCGCTGGATTACGGCGTGAAGTCGCTGGAAGTCCGCATCAAGGGCCCGGGTCCGGGCCGTGAGTCGGCCGTGCGTTCGCTGAACAACGTCGGCTACAAGATCACCAACATCATCGACGTGACGCCAATCCCGCACAACGGGTGCCGTCCGCCGAAGAAGCGTCGCGTCTAA